The Sulfurimonas sp. HSL-1716 sequence GCAAAGTAAAACGTGGTTTCAGAAGAGACTTCACACGTGTGCGCATCACAAAAATTGCTGCGTAATTAACTAAAAAGTAGGAGATAGATATGGCTCACAAAAAAGGTCAGGGTAGTACACAGAATAACCGTGATTCAGCCGGTCGTAGACTTGGTGTTAAAAAATACGGTGGACAAACAGTTAGAGCTGGAAATATTATCGTTCGTCAAAGAGGAACAAAGATTCATCCGGGTCTAAATATCGGTATGGGTAAAGATCATACTTTATATGCGCTTGTAGACGGTGTTGTAGAGTTCGGTCGTAAAGATAAAACTCGTAAAGAAGTTTCTATCGTACCTGCTGCATAATTTTCACTTCTTTAGGCATTTGCCTAAAGATTTCTCTGACAAACTCTTTTTTTAATTCATTTTTTTAACTATAATTTCATTTTAAATTTCAGTCTTTAACAGTTCATTTTCTCTCTACATGTAAGTAGAATGGATTTT is a genomic window containing:
- the rpmA gene encoding 50S ribosomal protein L27; amino-acid sequence: MAHKKGQGSTQNNRDSAGRRLGVKKYGGQTVRAGNIIVRQRGTKIHPGLNIGMGKDHTLYALVDGVVEFGRKDKTRKEVSIVPAA